One window from the genome of Sulfodiicoccus acidiphilus encodes:
- a CDS encoding dihydropteroate synthase-like protein, with protein MRVLLVTGKLAERAVREAASRVRGAEVEVKVLDYPVAALMTAKYVAEKLKGVDGNFDYIVVPGLVFGDVSVVERSTGVRTVKGSQDAYDIPVVIEALKRGLPLSSLEPADAVIARIRLSDLRKEIAEMENSAEYAFEQDGLKIPISPPPFRIFLELDVKWDEERVKREALRVRDYVDVVVVGTPAGSDDPDSLSRKVKTLVDLGFRVGVDSASPNELKAGVRAGAGFVFNLNETNLDLLEEAKDATFIVAPTYPEERAKRCLSIFRDAQRRGYRKLILDPVLSPPVLGTFQSLTEYAQVRKELPNVPTLMGVLNVTELIDADSHGVNALMATLAQELGVGNLLTMDKGRTRWSAWELRTATSMVSLAHVRRKPPKDIGVDLLILKDREREDREFLHADQVIEVSEIEPKMDRGFVRIGLEDDKLALVFNDGNHRRKVKLMSENALSLGRALVRSVSMDPEHALYVGYELAKAEMALQLGKRYAQDSPLFRVRMK; from the coding sequence GTGAGAGTGCTGCTGGTCACGGGGAAGTTGGCTGAACGGGCCGTCAGGGAGGCCGCCTCTAGAGTTAGGGGTGCGGAGGTTGAGGTCAAGGTTCTAGACTACCCCGTGGCCGCTCTGATGACGGCCAAGTACGTCGCCGAGAAGTTGAAGGGGGTTGACGGCAATTTCGACTACATAGTTGTCCCAGGCCTGGTCTTCGGTGATGTTTCCGTAGTCGAGAGAAGCACCGGAGTGAGGACGGTTAAGGGGAGCCAGGATGCCTACGACATCCCTGTTGTCATCGAGGCGCTCAAGAGGGGGTTACCCCTATCTTCTCTGGAGCCCGCTGACGCGGTGATAGCTAGGATAAGACTTTCCGATCTGAGGAAGGAAATAGCAGAGATGGAGAATAGTGCGGAATACGCCTTCGAACAGGATGGACTGAAGATCCCAATCTCTCCCCCACCTTTCAGGATATTCTTGGAGCTCGACGTAAAGTGGGACGAAGAGAGAGTGAAGAGGGAAGCCCTTAGGGTGAGGGACTACGTTGACGTCGTTGTAGTGGGTACTCCCGCTGGTAGCGACGATCCAGACTCTTTATCCCGGAAGGTGAAGACGCTTGTAGACCTAGGGTTCAGAGTAGGAGTGGACTCTGCTTCTCCGAACGAGCTGAAGGCCGGTGTGAGGGCGGGGGCCGGTTTCGTTTTCAACCTTAACGAGACCAATTTGGACCTACTAGAGGAGGCAAAGGACGCGACGTTCATAGTGGCTCCAACGTATCCAGAGGAAAGGGCGAAGAGGTGTCTCTCCATTTTCAGGGATGCTCAGAGGAGGGGTTACAGGAAGTTGATCTTGGATCCAGTGCTTTCTCCACCGGTCTTAGGAACTTTCCAGTCGCTCACAGAGTACGCTCAGGTTAGAAAGGAGCTCCCAAACGTCCCTACACTGATGGGAGTACTTAACGTCACAGAGTTGATCGACGCTGATAGCCACGGAGTCAACGCCTTGATGGCTACCTTGGCCCAGGAGTTGGGAGTGGGAAACCTACTCACCATGGATAAGGGGAGAACTAGGTGGTCGGCGTGGGAACTCAGGACCGCAACATCGATGGTGTCTTTAGCTCACGTCAGGAGGAAACCACCTAAGGACATCGGAGTAGACCTATTGATACTAAAGGACAGGGAAAGGGAGGATCGCGAGTTCCTCCATGCCGACCAGGTGATCGAGGTGAGCGAGATAGAACCTAAGATGGATCGAGGATTCGTGAGGATAGGATTAGAGGACGATAAGTTGGCTTTGGTATTTAATGATGGAAATCATAGAAGGAAAGTGAAGTTGATGAGCGAGAACGCACTATCTCTAGGAAGGGCCCTAGTGAGGAGTGTGTCAATGGATCCAGAACACGCACTATACGTAGGTTACGAGCTCGCTAAGGCGGAAATGGCGTTACAGCTGGGGAAGAGGTACGCACAGGACTCGCCCCTTTTCAGAGTGAGGATGAAATGA
- a CDS encoding 6-pyruvoyl trahydropterin synthase family protein, producing the protein MKFRVGVEGFTLDSAHYTLSSPADSQIHGHTYQVNVEVEGEVEESTGFVVNFEEVRRVLTETLREWDHKLIVPARDVEKLELRGPFRVEIKVIDAPFPTAEFIAAELARELHSKLGSPKSVRVRIYEGKEQYVTVEYP; encoded by the coding sequence TTGAAGTTCAGAGTGGGAGTTGAGGGGTTCACACTAGATTCTGCCCACTACACACTCTCCTCTCCAGCCGACTCCCAAATACACGGCCACACTTACCAAGTGAACGTCGAAGTTGAGGGGGAAGTTGAGGAGTCCACGGGGTTCGTGGTCAACTTCGAGGAGGTGAGGAGGGTACTCACGGAGACCCTGAGGGAGTGGGACCACAAGCTCATCGTGCCAGCGAGGGACGTGGAGAAGCTGGAGCTACGCGGCCCGTTCAGGGTAGAGATCAAGGTGATCGATGCGCCCTTCCCAACTGCCGAGTTCATAGCGGCAGAATTGGCGAGAGAGCTACACAGTAAACTGGGCTCTCCAAAGTCAGTTAGAGTCAGGATATACGAGGGAAAGGAACAGTACGTGACGGTGGAGTATCCGTGA
- a CDS encoding HEPN domain-containing protein codes for MNNSALASEYMLRASRSLKEARQSHEEGDLVGAVVSAGEAVDYAARVVLALYGIVPLCLGASFVLEYLISKGKATEIVKLVGEMEEIALKGLLAEKLDESSLKSPSVVVREVEVKATIERASRVIEAVEGIFDDFHD; via the coding sequence TTGAACAACAGCGCTCTAGCCTCGGAATACATGCTCCGTGCCTCGAGAAGTCTAAAGGAGGCGAGACAGAGTCACGAGGAAGGAGACCTAGTAGGGGCCGTGGTCAGTGCTGGAGAGGCTGTGGATTACGCTGCTAGGGTGGTTCTGGCACTCTATGGGATCGTTCCACTCTGTCTTGGAGCATCCTTCGTTTTGGAGTACCTGATTTCCAAGGGGAAAGCCACCGAGATCGTCAAGCTGGTAGGGGAAATGGAGGAGATCGCGTTGAAGGGGTTACTGGCCGAGAAGCTCGACGAATCGTCCCTCAAGTCCCCCTCAGTCGTGGTAAGAGAGGTCGAGGTGAAGGCCACAATTGAGAGGGCCTCAAGGGTGATAGAGGCAGTGGAGGGGATTTTCGACGACTTTCACGATTGA
- a CDS encoding 6-hydroxymethylpterin diphosphokinase MptE-like protein produces MMGYTELADYSSASLLNSMLHDDLSEDLVDMLKGRTVAVVGAGPSLTSVSHFSEERVIAADGASRYLMEKGITPDVVVTDLDGISEVFPTFYVVHAHGDNFHLLWRVGLMKKVVGTCQVAPFGRLKVFGGFTDGDRAVALALAAGAMKVRLYGMDFDSELTGKYSKPTLQDDIPSSPTKRAKLKIAKWVVEELMQDGLRHKV; encoded by the coding sequence ATGATGGGTTACACCGAGTTGGCCGACTACTCTTCGGCTTCGCTCCTAAATTCCATGCTCCACGACGATCTTTCTGAAGACCTGGTGGACATGCTCAAGGGAAGGACAGTGGCCGTTGTAGGTGCTGGCCCTTCTCTGACTTCCGTGTCCCACTTCAGCGAAGAAAGGGTGATCGCAGCCGACGGTGCCTCAAGGTATCTAATGGAGAAGGGCATAACTCCTGACGTAGTGGTGACGGACTTAGACGGCATTTCAGAAGTATTTCCCACGTTCTACGTAGTCCACGCTCACGGCGACAACTTCCATTTGTTGTGGAGAGTCGGGCTGATGAAGAAGGTTGTGGGGACGTGTCAAGTGGCGCCGTTCGGCAGGCTCAAGGTCTTCGGCGGCTTCACAGACGGAGACAGAGCTGTGGCGCTGGCGCTTGCTGCGGGAGCGATGAAAGTGAGGCTTTACGGTATGGACTTCGACTCTGAGCTCACGGGGAAGTACTCTAAGCCAACTCTCCAGGACGATATCCCTTCCTCCCCTACAAAGAGGGCTAAACTCAAGATAGCCAAGTGGGTAGTGGAGGAATTAATGCAGGACGGACTCAGGCACAAAGTCTGA
- a CDS encoding inositol monophosphatase family protein: MELRAGLEKVAQDVAHFLREVRDDSLDVVIKKHGTDYTKKVDELAEARVFEGLEREGFHFDVVSEESGRTVRGSDYVVVVDPLDGSTNYLSGIPWCSVSLALFHKGGRLLDSFAGAVAEIYRDVVYSYDEEGSYVNGVRTSRKRPQEVVIGYFNSSQWEQAKRILDDFPGAKVRSLGSASLDMINVCLGSSRAYFDLRGRLRNVDVAASLGFCLRLGLRPTSFDGSPLEVDVDDVRQIQSIVLRG; encoded by the coding sequence GTGGAGCTTAGGGCGGGCCTAGAAAAGGTGGCCCAGGACGTAGCGCACTTTCTTCGAGAGGTGAGGGACGACTCGCTCGACGTAGTTATAAAGAAGCACGGAACCGACTATACTAAGAAAGTGGACGAGTTGGCAGAGGCGAGGGTCTTTGAGGGGTTGGAAAGAGAGGGCTTCCACTTCGACGTGGTGAGCGAGGAGTCGGGGAGAACTGTGAGGGGGTCAGATTACGTTGTGGTTGTGGATCCGTTGGACGGGAGCACTAACTACCTCTCTGGGATACCCTGGTGCTCCGTCTCACTGGCCCTTTTCCACAAGGGTGGAAGGCTTCTAGATAGTTTTGCTGGTGCTGTGGCCGAGATCTACAGGGACGTGGTATACTCCTACGATGAAGAAGGATCTTATGTAAATGGTGTAAGGACCTCGAGGAAGAGGCCTCAGGAAGTCGTGATAGGCTACTTCAACTCATCCCAGTGGGAGCAGGCGAAGAGGATATTAGACGACTTCCCTGGGGCAAAGGTGAGAAGTCTTGGAAGTGCCTCCTTAGATATGATAAACGTCTGCCTAGGGTCAAGCAGAGCCTACTTCGACTTGCGGGGAAGGTTGAGGAACGTGGACGTCGCTGCATCCTTAGGCTTCTGTCTAAGACTCGGTCTGAGGCCCACTAGCTTCGACGGTTCGCCTCTTGAGGTTGATGTCGACGATGTAAGACAGATCCAGAGTATAGTCCTGAGAGGGTAG
- a CDS encoding AAA family ATPase — protein MSLVDQYLTIALSLAFGVGVLVYATRRYTSKLMPTEKPQEARSRQRQQKKQGDREVSWESVGGYDDVKKEIREYMELPLKNRELARKYGLKPPKGILLFGPPGCGKSLMMKALASESRLNFIYVNVSDIMSKWYGESEARLKELFASARKTAPCILFFDEIDTIGTKRESHTGDSVTPRLLSLMLSEIDGLQSDDSVIIVGSTNVPQLLDKALLRAGRFDKVIFVGPPDRDARRQILKVHCSDKPLDETVDLDKIADATERYSGADLANLCQEVARRVASEALEKGERKISMDDFSQVIKRYKPSITLQMLEDYEKFRMDFERRFKGRELGDEEESRLTLNSVGGYSDIKRELYELLEMQFKYTKLMEELNVTPIRGILLYGPPGVGKTMMSRALAKSLGVKLISLSGAEVMYKGYEGAVNAIKEIFNRARENKPSIILLDELDAIASRRNSKGNETSKVVNQILTEMDGIRSLKEVVIIATTNRIKAIDPALLRPGRFDKVVHVPLPNLEERVEIFKKYLGADVCDALKCEKLAQMTEGYSGADIAAVTREAKIKLLRERIAGNSSRTLKFEDLEEAIERVRPSIRKKGGKGT, from the coding sequence TTGAGTTTGGTGGATCAGTACCTCACGATCGCCCTCTCCTTGGCATTCGGAGTGGGTGTCCTAGTGTACGCTACCCGACGATACACTTCTAAGCTCATGCCCACCGAGAAGCCACAGGAAGCTAGGTCGAGACAAAGACAGCAGAAAAAACAGGGAGACAGGGAGGTGAGTTGGGAGTCAGTTGGAGGGTACGACGACGTAAAGAAGGAGATAAGGGAGTACATGGAGCTTCCCCTGAAGAACAGGGAACTGGCTAGGAAGTACGGGCTCAAGCCGCCTAAAGGTATACTTCTCTTTGGTCCCCCTGGCTGCGGTAAGAGCCTCATGATGAAGGCCTTAGCCTCAGAGTCGAGGTTGAACTTCATATACGTCAACGTGAGCGATATAATGAGTAAATGGTACGGGGAAAGTGAGGCCAGACTGAAGGAACTCTTCGCCAGCGCTAGGAAGACCGCTCCTTGCATATTGTTCTTCGATGAGATAGACACCATAGGTACCAAGAGGGAGAGTCACACTGGAGACTCGGTGACACCAAGGCTGCTCTCCCTCATGCTCTCTGAAATAGACGGGCTTCAGAGCGACGATAGCGTGATCATAGTGGGATCAACTAACGTCCCGCAACTCCTAGACAAGGCCCTTCTTAGGGCCGGTAGGTTCGACAAGGTCATATTCGTGGGACCCCCTGACAGGGATGCTAGGAGGCAGATCCTGAAAGTCCACTGTTCCGACAAGCCCCTGGACGAAACGGTGGACCTAGATAAGATCGCTGACGCCACCGAGAGGTACAGTGGAGCTGACCTCGCTAACTTGTGCCAAGAAGTCGCCAGAAGAGTGGCCAGCGAAGCCCTAGAAAAGGGGGAAAGAAAGATAAGTATGGACGACTTCTCGCAGGTGATAAAGAGGTACAAGCCGAGCATAACGCTCCAAATGCTGGAGGACTACGAGAAGTTCAGGATGGACTTCGAGAGGAGGTTCAAAGGGAGGGAACTGGGAGATGAGGAGGAATCAAGGCTCACTCTGAACAGTGTGGGAGGGTATAGCGACATAAAGAGGGAGCTCTACGAGCTACTTGAAATGCAGTTCAAGTACACTAAACTGATGGAGGAACTCAACGTCACACCCATAAGGGGAATACTACTCTACGGTCCCCCAGGAGTAGGGAAGACCATGATGTCTAGGGCATTGGCGAAGTCGTTGGGTGTGAAACTCATATCGTTAAGTGGAGCCGAGGTGATGTACAAGGGCTACGAGGGAGCTGTGAACGCAATAAAGGAAATATTCAACAGGGCCAGAGAGAACAAGCCCAGCATAATTCTCCTAGACGAACTAGACGCAATAGCCTCCAGGAGGAACAGTAAGGGAAACGAAACGTCCAAGGTGGTGAACCAAATCCTGACTGAGATGGACGGAATAAGGTCGTTGAAGGAAGTGGTGATTATTGCCACGACAAACAGGATAAAGGCTATAGACCCAGCTCTCCTGAGGCCTGGGAGATTCGACAAGGTGGTACACGTACCGTTGCCGAACTTGGAAGAAAGGGTCGAGATATTCAAGAAGTACCTAGGGGCAGACGTGTGCGACGCGTTGAAGTGTGAGAAGTTGGCCCAGATGACAGAGGGTTACTCTGGGGCCGATATAGCGGCCGTGACTCGGGAGGCCAAGATAAAGTTGCTGAGGGAGAGGATCGCAGGTAACTCCTCCAGGACCCTCAAGTTCGAGGACCTGGAGGAGGCCATAGAGAGGGTTAGACCCTCTATAAGGAAGAAGGGGGGGAAGGGTACCTAG
- a CDS encoding phytoene desaturase family protein, which translates to MKFDVVVVGGGHNGLVAASYLARAGLKVTVIERRPIVGGACVSEELWPGVTVNTGAYVLSLLRPKIVKDLRLADHGLSVYNKDPGLFLPLRPRSLTLWSDVQRSAKEISKFSQKDALEYPKWVKFWEDLYDLFDVLMLTPPISLEEGGSLLELLKESAKDKLEDVAQVLLKDAESLLREWFESEELITALIEDAVVGTFTPPSAPGTAYVLAHHVLGEANGIKGAWGYVKGGMGGVTRALKGAAENLGVTIMTGIEVDEILVKYGKVTGVRLMDNRIVESKIVLSNADPKTTFLKLLRNTEVDEDVRRRVRSTKTRGTSFKVVGYLEELPDFGGGKELRPEHSASILIMPDVKYVERAYSDAVSFGMSKEPWLSLNIQSAVDPSLAPPGKFSFSIFGQYLPYSKSLDQVKEEYGELVIRKVREYAPNFKPVRYEVLTPLDLERRFGMWEGHIFHEEMTPDQLYFFRPVPGMSNYLTPIEGLYLCGAGTHPGGGVTGAPGYNAARKVLEDLTLPNKT; encoded by the coding sequence GTGAAGTTTGACGTTGTAGTTGTAGGAGGGGGACATAACGGACTGGTAGCAGCCTCCTATCTGGCAAGAGCAGGACTCAAGGTTACCGTAATAGAGAGGAGGCCCATAGTAGGAGGAGCGTGTGTCTCAGAAGAGCTTTGGCCTGGGGTAACTGTGAACACGGGGGCTTACGTTCTTAGCCTACTCAGACCTAAGATAGTGAAGGACCTGAGGCTAGCTGATCACGGCCTTAGCGTCTATAACAAGGACCCCGGACTCTTCCTCCCACTTAGGCCCAGATCGTTAACTCTGTGGTCTGACGTGCAGAGATCGGCCAAGGAGATTTCAAAGTTCTCCCAGAAGGATGCGTTGGAGTACCCCAAGTGGGTAAAGTTCTGGGAGGACCTTTACGACTTGTTCGATGTACTAATGCTCACTCCCCCAATATCGTTGGAAGAAGGGGGGTCCCTCTTGGAACTCTTGAAGGAGAGTGCTAAAGACAAGCTAGAGGACGTGGCCCAAGTACTACTTAAGGACGCAGAGTCGTTGTTGAGGGAATGGTTCGAGTCCGAGGAACTAATAACCGCCCTCATAGAAGACGCCGTTGTGGGGACGTTCACCCCTCCCTCGGCCCCGGGGACGGCCTATGTATTAGCACACCACGTGCTAGGAGAAGCGAACGGGATCAAGGGTGCTTGGGGTTACGTAAAGGGAGGAATGGGAGGAGTTACTCGAGCTCTGAAGGGTGCAGCTGAAAACTTAGGTGTGACCATCATGACGGGAATCGAAGTGGACGAAATCTTGGTGAAGTACGGGAAGGTTACCGGAGTGAGGCTGATGGATAACAGGATAGTGGAAAGCAAAATTGTTCTTTCAAACGCCGACCCGAAGACCACCTTTCTCAAACTCCTCAGGAACACGGAAGTCGATGAAGACGTGAGACGGAGAGTGCGAAGCACGAAGACCAGGGGTACTTCGTTCAAGGTAGTCGGCTATTTAGAGGAGCTTCCTGACTTCGGAGGAGGGAAGGAACTTAGGCCGGAACACTCCGCTTCAATATTGATAATGCCCGACGTCAAGTACGTAGAAAGAGCTTATTCTGATGCGGTGAGCTTCGGGATGTCCAAGGAACCGTGGCTGTCATTAAACATACAGTCCGCCGTGGATCCCTCATTAGCACCCCCAGGTAAGTTCTCCTTCTCCATCTTCGGACAGTACTTGCCTTACTCCAAGTCCCTAGATCAGGTAAAGGAGGAGTACGGGGAGTTAGTTATTAGAAAGGTTCGAGAGTACGCACCTAACTTCAAGCCGGTGAGGTACGAAGTATTAACGCCGTTGGATTTGGAGAGGAGGTTCGGAATGTGGGAAGGGCATATATTCCACGAGGAGATGACTCCTGACCAGCTCTACTTCTTCAGGCCGGTGCCCGGGATGAGCAACTACCTCACCCCCATTGAGGGGCTATACCTCTGTGGGGCAGGTACCCATCCCGGAGGGGGAGTAACGGGGGCTCCTGGATATAACGCAGCTAGGAAGGTCCTGGAGGACCTCACTCTCCCCAATAAAACTTAA
- a CDS encoding sulfocyanin-like copper-binding protein, which translates to MAKVGLAVLLVIFVGTAVMAGFLSYNLVATSSPPFRQYPAPFKRYVGSPLGEVPVNQTAIASLSVENDQVNGTSSGGVTMFVPFNWTLNLTVYNEEPFNLTIEFSRSSTEYVVPANSSELISLPSLEVGNYSLYITGTNLEYQAYVDVVPGLVSPYVFIGE; encoded by the coding sequence ATGGCGAAGGTTGGCCTAGCGGTTCTGTTGGTGATTTTCGTCGGAACTGCTGTAATGGCAGGGTTCCTTTCTTATAACTTAGTCGCTACTTCATCACCTCCTTTTAGGCAGTACCCAGCGCCCTTCAAGAGATACGTGGGGAGTCCCCTCGGCGAGGTCCCTGTGAATCAGACGGCGATAGCGTCTCTTTCAGTGGAAAACGACCAAGTAAACGGGACCAGCAGCGGTGGAGTGACAATGTTTGTGCCTTTCAACTGGACCTTGAACTTAACAGTTTACAACGAAGAACCATTCAACCTCACGATTGAGTTCAGTAGGTCGTCCACGGAATACGTAGTTCCAGCCAACAGTTCCGAGCTTATATCCTTACCTTCGTTAGAAGTGGGGAACTACTCTCTATACATCACTGGTACTAACTTAGAATACCAAGCTTACGTGGATGTAGTACCTGGGCTCGTGAGTCCATACGTCTTCATAGGTGAGTGA
- a CDS encoding cbb3-type cytochrome c oxidase subunit I produces MATLGRNLPWTPLPMLKGLTEKYFSHTTLGTSILFTAAGLVWLAVMGLAALFFRIILLNPYNTEAIAPIYYSLLTLHGYIAMYLLVPFLTIGIGMYAMYKEEGMEISHFTLVNVLFWLANLGMIIALAGGPMTSWYITPPLGLLQTTFNFYSGPAIALTYIGLFITELCITGAAAITVFDGMKTRRTKGRLSIFPTYALTFTAMIVFTTPFLMAVLLWYTLAILAHVYVNPTVAFLLFWSWGHPVVYFVPFAVFGALYAYIPKFAGRKLFSEKWARWNLFLLFVFTMLVWAHHMLTWPLPVWIRGFVNASTLILAAGSGVTVLNLGLTLFLAKSYDFKDVRGLAYFLALLGFIIAGLPALILPENALNPIVHNTYYVVGHFHLMIWTIIILGSLGIILDQFLNAFGKIAPLSRLSLKSIRAGLLLWFGSFLVVGFAMMAAGYQGLIRREIAYPVEFLPYMQVMTVFAWLGGIGFVLMAVPAFSMLTKWVVAKYYAGVSE; encoded by the coding sequence ATGGCGACCCTAGGAAGGAACCTCCCTTGGACACCTCTTCCAATGCTAAAAGGTCTCACTGAGAAGTACTTCTCCCACACTACCCTAGGGACGTCGATACTGTTCACTGCAGCGGGGTTAGTGTGGCTCGCGGTCATGGGACTCGCGGCGCTCTTCTTCAGGATAATTCTCCTCAACCCCTACAACACTGAGGCCATAGCTCCGATATACTACTCTCTCCTGACACTCCACGGCTACATCGCAATGTACCTTCTGGTTCCGTTCTTGACAATAGGGATAGGCATGTACGCCATGTACAAAGAGGAAGGAATGGAGATCTCTCACTTCACACTGGTTAACGTCCTATTCTGGTTGGCCAACCTGGGCATGATAATTGCCCTCGCCGGAGGGCCTATGACCTCGTGGTACATCACTCCACCCTTAGGACTACTTCAGACTACGTTCAACTTCTACTCTGGGCCGGCTATAGCGCTCACCTATATAGGACTGTTCATCACGGAACTCTGCATAACTGGAGCTGCTGCAATAACAGTCTTCGACGGAATGAAGACTCGGAGGACGAAGGGAAGGCTCTCGATCTTTCCCACTTACGCCCTCACCTTCACTGCAATGATAGTGTTCACGACTCCCTTCTTGATGGCCGTGCTCCTGTGGTACACGCTCGCCATACTGGCGCACGTCTACGTGAACCCGACCGTTGCTTTCCTCCTATTCTGGAGCTGGGGGCACCCCGTAGTTTACTTCGTTCCTTTCGCAGTGTTCGGAGCGCTCTACGCTTACATACCTAAGTTCGCAGGTAGAAAGCTCTTCAGCGAGAAGTGGGCGAGGTGGAATTTGTTCCTTCTCTTCGTCTTCACAATGCTCGTCTGGGCTCACCACATGCTCACCTGGCCCTTACCAGTGTGGATAAGAGGCTTCGTCAACGCAAGTACGTTAATACTCGCCGCGGGCTCTGGAGTGACCGTTCTGAACCTGGGACTGACGCTCTTTCTGGCCAAGTCCTACGACTTCAAGGACGTTAGGGGACTAGCCTACTTCCTAGCACTACTGGGCTTCATAATAGCGGGATTGCCTGCACTAATTCTTCCCGAGAACGCCCTTAATCCTATCGTTCACAACACATACTACGTCGTCGGTCACTTCCACCTTATGATATGGACCATTATAATACTCGGCTCGCTGGGGATAATTTTGGATCAGTTCCTCAACGCGTTCGGAAAAATCGCACCTCTCTCGAGGCTTAGTCTCAAATCAATAAGAGCTGGACTGCTTCTGTGGTTCGGTTCTTTCCTTGTTGTGGGCTTTGCCATGATGGCGGCGGGGTACCAAGGACTGATTAGGAGGGAGATAGCTTACCCGGTCGAATTCCTACCTTACATGCAGGTGATGACTGTGTTCGCATGGTTAGGCGGAATTGGGTTCGTTCTAATGGCGGTTCCGGCCTTCTCCATGCTGACGAAGTGGGTAGTTGCCAAGTACTACGCTGGGGTGAGCGAGTAA
- a CDS encoding cytochrome c oxidase subunit II, with protein MSEIGRYAEIATIVFAVASLTFLGLLSYHYYLNIYNGTYEHQDPIVIKVIAKQYVWLFQYPNGTVVPDKLVLKAGQPYELLITSEDVIHALYFVQLGYKLEAIPGYTYHMYIVVNQPGIYNIYCAEFCGPGHYTMKGILVVVPSNSTG; from the coding sequence ATGAGCGAAATAGGAAGGTATGCGGAAATAGCCACAATAGTGTTTGCGGTAGCGTCATTAACATTCTTGGGTCTGCTCTCCTACCACTACTACCTCAACATCTACAACGGTACGTACGAACATCAGGATCCCATTGTCATAAAGGTGATAGCGAAGCAGTACGTCTGGCTCTTCCAATACCCTAACGGTACAGTTGTTCCAGATAAACTAGTGTTGAAGGCAGGACAACCTTACGAGCTACTAATCACGTCCGAAGACGTTATACACGCCCTATACTTCGTCCAATTAGGCTACAAGCTTGAGGCAATACCAGGTTACACGTACCACATGTACATCGTAGTGAACCAGCCTGGTATCTACAACATTTACTGCGCTGAGTTCTGTGGACCAGGTCACTACACCATGAAGGGAATATTGGTAGTGGTTCCGTCCAACTCCACTGGGTGA